A window of Thermococcus sp. MV5 contains these coding sequences:
- the gatD gene encoding Glu-tRNA(Gln) amidotransferase subunit GatD: MRKVEVFMKEKGIAIGDYVEVVEKENNTMITHRGIVMPPYELSKGETLTIKLDNGYNIGVLIDQILEVRVLEKAKPREEISFKEVLPKKPGLPNVAIIGTGGTIASKIDYKTGAVHAAFTAEELAKAVPEIFEIANITPKLLFNIMSEDMKPEYWKKMAYEVAKALNSGEDGVIIGHGTDTMGYSSAALSFMLRNLGKPVIFVGSQRSSDRPSSDAAMNLICSTRMAVEDFGEVAVVMHGETGDTYCLAHRGTKVRKMHTSRRDAFRSINDVPIARIWSNGKVEYLRDDYRKRSENEVWVDDKIEERVALIKVYPGVTGEIIEFLVDKGYKGIVIEGTGLGHTPNDMIPSIKRATEEGVAVCMTSQCLYGRINLNVYSTGRKLLKAKVIPCEDMLPETAYVKLMWVLGHTQDLEEVKRMMLTNYSGEITPYTRFDTYLR; the protein is encoded by the coding sequence ATGAGGAAAGTTGAAGTTTTTATGAAAGAGAAAGGGATAGCAATTGGCGATTATGTTGAAGTTGTTGAGAAAGAGAATAATACGATGATCACACACAGGGGCATCGTGATGCCTCCATATGAGCTCTCAAAGGGAGAAACACTTACAATAAAGTTGGACAATGGATATAACATTGGTGTTCTCATTGACCAGATACTCGAAGTAAGGGTTCTTGAAAAAGCCAAACCAAGAGAAGAAATCTCTTTTAAAGAGGTTCTTCCCAAGAAACCAGGGCTTCCAAATGTTGCCATAATCGGAACCGGTGGAACAATAGCCAGTAAGATTGACTACAAAACTGGAGCAGTACACGCGGCGTTTACTGCCGAAGAACTTGCAAAAGCAGTACCTGAGATTTTTGAGATAGCCAACATAACTCCAAAACTTCTTTTCAACATAATGAGTGAAGACATGAAACCTGAATATTGGAAAAAAATGGCCTATGAAGTTGCTAAAGCATTGAACAGTGGAGAGGATGGAGTTATAATAGGTCATGGAACTGACACTATGGGTTATTCTTCAGCAGCTTTAAGCTTCATGCTTAGGAATTTGGGCAAGCCTGTGATCTTTGTAGGCTCTCAGAGAAGCAGTGATAGGCCTTCAAGTGACGCTGCAATGAATTTAATCTGCTCCACGAGAATGGCTGTAGAAGATTTTGGAGAAGTTGCGGTGGTAATGCATGGCGAAACAGGTGATACTTATTGTTTGGCCCATAGAGGAACAAAAGTACGGAAGATGCACACCTCAAGGAGAGATGCTTTTAGAAGTATAAACGATGTTCCAATAGCGAGGATATGGAGTAATGGAAAGGTAGAATATCTAAGGGATGATTATAGAAAAAGGAGTGAAAATGAGGTTTGGGTAGATGACAAAATTGAGGAAAGGGTAGCACTAATAAAGGTCTATCCTGGAGTAACCGGGGAAATCATAGAGTTCCTTGTTGACAAGGGCTACAAGGGGATTGTAATAGAAGGTACAGGACTTGGCCATACTCCCAATGATATGATACCGAGCATAAAGCGAGCAACTGAAGAAGGAGTTGCTGTCTGCATGACAAGTCAATGTCTGTATGGAAGGATTAACCTTAATGTTTATTCAACAGGAAGAAAGCTTCTAAAGGCTAAAGTCATCCCATGTGAGGACATGCTACCGGAGACAGCCTATGTTAAGCTCATGTGGGTCCTTGGACATACACAAGATCTTGAAGAAGTTAAGAGAATGATGCTGACAAATTATAGTGGAGAAATAACACCGTACACAAGGTTTGACACTTACTTGAGGTGA
- a CDS encoding radical SAM protein, with translation MIIAIIDGYTDEPAGLGVPPYLGIYPRYVYGAIKKANKNAQVFYLTIDDLRFTYEGDQGIKTRNKTPNVLKTKKILEKAEIIIYIGGLHTPGKYLSAVPSQVEEVAKFIKHLKGIKILGGPAFMGSAHGGGTKISSKELMLAQTIFDHIVYGDLEAFLYDFFKNPKEADPLRFRTYDELKDYALLGAEVVRQFPDYPHFVIVEIETQRGCSKAAGIGGCSFCTEPVRYKTIEDRPIKDIIEEIQILYSLGVRHFRIGRQSCIFSYMAKPNDRVPIPNPKALEELFRGIRDAAPLIKTLHVDNANPAIIANYPKESIKIAKALIKYGTPGNVVAFGLETADPKVAKLNNLNSTPEEAYEAVKILNDVGAKRGYNGMPWLLPGINILFGLPGETKKTYELTYEFLKRILDDGLLVRRINIRQVVVFPGTPLWHMREKIKIEKHKKLIQHYKYKIRHEIDYPMLKRLVPVGTILRDVRAEVFDNGLTYGRQIGSYPLIVGIPKEIELNKLYNVVIVGHGFRSITGIPIPVDINKESSKVLSYLPGLGKKRIIRILAQRPFKNKEEFLKMLDPREKEFYEKITKI, from the coding sequence ATGATAATTGCCATAATTGACGGTTATACAGATGAACCAGCTGGCCTTGGTGTACCTCCTTATCTAGGAATCTACCCCCGATATGTTTATGGGGCTATAAAAAAGGCTAATAAAAATGCTCAAGTTTTCTACCTTACTATAGATGATCTTCGTTTTACATATGAAGGAGATCAAGGGATAAAAACACGAAATAAAACTCCCAACGTATTAAAAACTAAGAAGATCCTAGAAAAAGCCGAGATTATTATTTACATCGGTGGCCTCCATACTCCGGGCAAGTACTTATCTGCAGTCCCATCCCAAGTAGAAGAAGTTGCAAAATTCATAAAACACCTTAAAGGCATTAAAATACTTGGCGGGCCAGCTTTTATGGGTTCTGCTCATGGAGGAGGAACAAAGATAAGCTCAAAAGAACTCATGCTTGCACAGACGATTTTTGATCACATAGTCTATGGCGATCTGGAAGCTTTTCTTTACGACTTCTTTAAAAACCCTAAAGAAGCCGACCCTCTTAGATTCAGAACTTATGACGAGCTTAAAGACTATGCTCTTCTGGGAGCTGAGGTTGTGAGACAATTTCCAGACTATCCTCATTTTGTGATAGTTGAAATTGAGACCCAAAGGGGATGTTCAAAAGCTGCAGGTATTGGAGGATGTAGTTTCTGTACTGAGCCTGTGAGGTACAAAACAATTGAAGACAGACCCATCAAAGACATTATAGAGGAGATTCAAATCCTCTATAGTCTGGGAGTGAGACACTTTAGGATTGGGAGACAAAGCTGTATATTTTCCTATATGGCAAAACCCAATGACAGAGTACCCATCCCAAATCCTAAGGCACTTGAAGAGCTATTTAGAGGAATTCGAGATGCAGCACCCCTGATAAAGACCCTCCATGTCGATAACGCAAATCCTGCTATAATAGCAAACTATCCCAAGGAAAGTATTAAGATAGCAAAGGCCCTCATAAAATATGGAACTCCCGGAAATGTTGTTGCCTTTGGACTTGAAACTGCTGATCCAAAAGTGGCAAAACTTAATAATCTAAATTCCACTCCAGAAGAAGCTTATGAAGCCGTTAAAATCCTAAATGATGTTGGAGCAAAAAGGGGCTATAATGGAATGCCATGGCTTTTACCCGGAATAAACATTCTATTTGGGTTGCCAGGAGAGACTAAAAAAACATACGAACTTACATATGAATTTTTGAAAAGAATACTTGATGATGGCCTCTTGGTGAGAAGAATTAACATTAGACAAGTAGTCGTCTTCCCCGGTACTCCCCTCTGGCATATGCGAGAAAAAATTAAGATTGAGAAGCACAAAAAGCTAATTCAGCACTATAAATACAAAATAAGACATGAGATAGACTATCCAATGCTCAAACGCTTAGTTCCTGTGGGTACGATTTTGAGAGACGTTAGGGCAGAAGTTTTTGATAATGGTCTAACTTACGGCAGGCAGATAGGAAGTTACCCTCTCATAGTAGGAATTCCAAAGGAGATAGAACTCAATAAGCTCTATAACGTGGTAATAGTTGGTCATGGATTTAGAAGCATAACGGGAATTCCGATTCCAGTTGATATCAATAAGGAAAGCTCCAAAGTACTCAGTTATCTTCCAGGGCTCGGTAAGAAGAGGATAATTAGAATTCTCGCACAAAGACCCTTTAAGAACAAGGAAGAATTTCTAAAAATGTTAGATCCAAGAGAAAAGGAATTCTATGAAAAGATCACAAAGATCTAA
- a CDS encoding ferritin family protein, with product MSNLGLSVKEDLKKIVQALPQLTPKELLSYWINTEAGEAEMYYKLYKLSTELELEVEISKVFYYLYEDSLKHAEKLLKVYKGLFPEEEIPKVNLPSLEIVWEVDKLSSLLQRGNLEELFDILIENKKIIKDICEYLFTISEEPKMKEIFQWLADVEDGHYAKLKTTREQYLKEKTQISG from the coding sequence ATGTCTAATTTGGGTCTTAGTGTTAAGGAGGACCTGAAGAAAATAGTTCAAGCTCTTCCTCAGCTAACTCCCAAAGAGCTTCTGTCCTATTGGATAAATACTGAAGCAGGAGAAGCAGAGATGTATTATAAATTGTATAAGCTAAGTACGGAACTTGAATTGGAGGTAGAAATTTCAAAGGTTTTTTATTATCTTTATGAAGACAGTCTTAAACATGCAGAGAAGCTTCTTAAGGTTTACAAAGGACTATTTCCTGAGGAGGAAATTCCTAAAGTCAATCTTCCATCTTTGGAGATAGTGTGGGAGGTTGATAAACTTAGTTCTCTCCTGCAGAGAGGAAACTTAGAGGAGCTTTTTGACATTCTTATTGAAAACAAGAAGATAATTAAGGATATTTGCGAGTATCTTTTCACAATATCTGAGGAACCCAAGATGAAAGAAATATTTCAATGGCTTGCAGATGTCGAGGATGGACATTATGCCAAGCTAAAAACCACCCGAGAGCAGTATCTAAAGGAGAAGACTCAGATTAGTGGTTAG
- the rsmA gene encoding 16S rRNA (adenine(1518)-N(6)/adenine(1519)-N(6))-dimethyltransferase RsmA, giving the protein MLSSRIFSLISKYNLRPNPDLGQNFLIVEDVIKREVERAELAKNETVLEIGPGLGVLTDELSKKAKKVYTIEKDPRIVKILKKEYNWNNVEIIEGDALKIDFPEFDKIVSNLPYQISSPVTFKFLKYDFKRAVLIYQLEFAERMIAKPGDKNYSRLSVMVQSKANVELVEKIGKGAFYPRPKVDSGVVILEPKPKLEQIHFNENFIKALFQHRRKKASKALKNSYHMLKLTKEEFKKVKTLFDNIPHGQKRVFQLGINEIKEIEEYLKENNLLL; this is encoded by the coding sequence ATGCTAAGTTCTAGAATCTTTTCTTTAATTTCTAAATATAACCTGAGGCCAAATCCAGATCTTGGACAAAATTTTCTAATAGTAGAGGACGTTATTAAAAGAGAGGTTGAACGAGCTGAACTAGCTAAGAACGAAACTGTCCTTGAGATAGGGCCAGGATTAGGGGTCCTGACGGATGAATTATCCAAAAAAGCAAAAAAAGTATACACTATTGAAAAAGACCCTAGAATAGTCAAAATATTGAAAAAAGAATATAACTGGAACAACGTGGAAATCATAGAAGGAGACGCTCTTAAGATAGACTTCCCCGAATTCGATAAAATAGTCTCAAACCTTCCGTACCAAATATCTTCTCCCGTAACTTTCAAATTTTTGAAATATGACTTCAAGCGGGCCGTATTAATATATCAATTAGAATTTGCTGAACGAATGATAGCAAAACCTGGAGACAAAAACTATTCTCGACTCTCCGTTATGGTTCAAAGTAAAGCCAATGTTGAACTTGTAGAAAAAATCGGTAAAGGGGCCTTCTATCCAAGACCAAAAGTGGATTCCGGTGTCGTGATTCTCGAGCCAAAACCAAAACTCGAGCAAATACATTTTAATGAAAATTTTATCAAAGCCCTCTTTCAACATCGGAGAAAAAAAGCCAGTAAAGCCTTAAAAAATTCTTACCACATGCTAAAACTAACCAAGGAAGAGTTCAAGAAAGTTAAAACCCTCTTTGACAATATTCCCCATGGGCAAAAGAGAGTGTTTCAATTAGGGATAAATGAAATAAAGGAAATAGAAGAGTACCTTAAGGAAAACAACTTGCTTCTCTAA
- the gatE gene encoding Glu-tRNA(Gln) amidotransferase subunit GatE, translating into MGFDYKELGLKVGLEIHRQLATKKLFSPVPSELHEDVSFTFERRLRPTMSELGEIDQAALEEFKKGRIFVYEGNYKYSDLVYMDEEPPHLPDEDALEVAIQITYLLNAIPVDEVHFMRKIVIDGSNVSGFQRTAIVGMNGRVDTPWGSVGIPTICLEEDACRIIEQGDKRAVYRLDRLGIPLIEIATTPDIHHPEQAKAVAKFIGDALRATRKVKRGLGTIRQDLNVSIKGGARIEIKGVQELDMIPIIIEREVQRQINLLKIRDELQKRGANEEEIKEEFYDVSEVFNNTGSKIIARALKKGGKVIAVKLPKFRGLIGSELQPGRRLGTEMADRAKKYVKGIFHIDELPNYGISQEEVNKIIETLGLEEQDAFVLVAAEEETAKKALKEVLKRAREAIIGVPEETRRALPDGNTQYMRPLPGKARMYPETDIPPIFIGEEIKREILENLPEYPQTKVGRYVKEYGIDKSLAQTLVDDERDELFEELIGMGVKPSLAASTLVVVLKGLKKEVPIENISDKHIKDAFKLLLENKIAKEAFEEIFKELALHPEKTALQVAEEKRLTLLSEEEVEKIIEEIVRENLNVVKAKGMGAMGMLMGRAMAKLRGKADGKLVSQLVRKKIQEFSS; encoded by the coding sequence ATGGGGTTCGACTACAAAGAACTTGGTCTTAAAGTTGGTCTTGAGATTCACAGGCAACTTGCTACAAAAAAGCTCTTTTCACCTGTGCCGAGTGAGCTTCATGAGGATGTTAGTTTCACATTTGAACGTCGCTTGAGACCAACTATGAGTGAGCTTGGAGAAATTGACCAAGCTGCGTTAGAGGAATTTAAGAAAGGCAGGATCTTTGTTTATGAGGGCAATTATAAGTACAGTGATTTGGTGTACATGGATGAAGAACCTCCTCATTTGCCAGATGAAGACGCTCTCGAAGTGGCGATCCAAATAACATATCTTTTGAATGCCATTCCAGTAGATGAAGTCCATTTCATGAGGAAAATAGTCATTGATGGTTCCAACGTTTCTGGTTTTCAAAGGACTGCAATAGTGGGAATGAACGGTAGAGTAGACACTCCTTGGGGAAGCGTCGGCATCCCTACTATCTGTCTTGAGGAGGATGCATGTAGAATAATAGAACAGGGAGATAAGAGAGCAGTTTATAGGCTTGATCGTTTGGGGATTCCCCTAATTGAGATTGCGACTACTCCAGATATCCACCATCCGGAGCAGGCAAAAGCGGTGGCCAAGTTTATAGGAGATGCTCTCAGGGCCACAAGAAAAGTTAAGAGAGGCCTTGGAACTATAAGACAAGATCTCAATGTTTCTATCAAGGGTGGGGCTAGGATAGAGATAAAGGGTGTGCAGGAGTTAGATATGATCCCAATCATCATAGAGCGTGAGGTGCAGAGGCAAATCAATCTCCTAAAAATTAGGGATGAGCTTCAAAAGAGGGGAGCGAATGAAGAAGAGATAAAAGAAGAGTTTTACGATGTAAGTGAGGTTTTCAACAACACTGGCTCAAAGATAATTGCAAGAGCCTTGAAAAAGGGAGGTAAAGTCATAGCAGTTAAGCTTCCTAAATTCAGAGGCCTTATAGGATCTGAACTTCAACCAGGGAGAAGATTGGGGACGGAAATGGCAGATAGGGCTAAAAAATATGTAAAGGGAATCTTCCACATAGATGAGCTTCCTAACTATGGTATAAGCCAGGAAGAGGTAAATAAAATTATTGAAACCCTTGGTCTTGAAGAACAAGATGCATTCGTTTTAGTAGCTGCGGAGGAAGAGACTGCTAAGAAAGCTCTTAAAGAGGTTCTTAAAAGGGCCAGAGAAGCTATAATAGGAGTCCCAGAAGAGACGAGGAGGGCATTGCCTGATGGAAATACGCAATACATGCGCCCACTTCCTGGAAAGGCAAGAATGTATCCGGAGACTGATATACCACCAATATTTATTGGGGAGGAAATCAAGAGAGAAATCCTTGAAAATCTTCCTGAGTACCCACAGACAAAAGTGGGGCGCTATGTTAAGGAGTATGGCATCGATAAGAGCCTAGCACAGACATTAGTTGATGATGAGAGAGATGAGCTCTTTGAGGAGTTAATAGGAATGGGAGTTAAGCCATCTCTGGCAGCATCAACTCTCGTAGTAGTCCTTAAAGGCCTTAAGAAAGAAGTACCCATTGAAAACATAAGCGACAAGCACATAAAAGATGCGTTCAAGTTGCTACTTGAGAATAAGATTGCAAAGGAGGCTTTTGAGGAGATATTCAAAGAACTTGCCTTACATCCAGAGAAAACAGCTCTCCAAGTTGCTGAGGAGAAGAGACTGACTCTCTTAAGCGAGGAAGAGGTCGAAAAGATAATCGAAGAGATAGTCAGGGAGAATCTTAATGTCGTAAAAGCCAAGGGCATGGGAGCTATGGGAATGCTCATGGGAAGAGCAATGGCAAAACTTAGGGGCAAAGCTGATGGAAAGCTGGTGAGCCAGCTCGTAAGAAAGAAGATTCAAGAATTTAGCTCTTAA
- a CDS encoding 50S ribosomal protein L21e, with product MVQKAHTIRRKTRGKLSKSPRRRGLPPLTRFLQEFEVGQKVHIVIEPSYHKGMPDPRFHGRTGTVVGKRGDAYVVQLTDGGKVKTFFIHPVHLRPQK from the coding sequence ATGGTTCAAAAAGCCCATACTATTAGAAGGAAAACTAGAGGTAAGCTTAGCAAATCACCAAGAAGGAGAGGACTCCCTCCGCTCACAAGATTCCTTCAAGAGTTTGAAGTTGGACAAAAAGTTCACATAGTTATTGAGCCAAGTTACCACAAAGGTATGCCAGACCCAAGATTTCATGGAAGAACAGGGACAGTAGTTGGCAAAAGAGGAGATGCCTACGTAGTTCAGCTCACAGATGGTGGTAAGGTAAAAACATTCTTCATTCACCCAGTTCATCTAAGGCCCCAGAAGTGA
- a CDS encoding tRNA pseudouridine(54/55) synthase Pus10, whose product MIIEKAEKILERYKLCNHCLGRAFGLLGKGDNYMRGKSIRLVLNMERESRGEAPLLEPQNCELCNDIFKKVEDLARLCYNKVSKLGLEFDTFLVGSRIPREILEKENEIIESFELKYAEPINRELNRELGKILEVILQKTVNKNNPDVVFIVDPYNETVELQVKPLYIYGRYRKLVRGIPQTPLKGFKESVASIICKPFSKAAKGKPIFHGVGREDVDVRMLGNGRPFVVEIKKPVKRRINLQEIAKEINKSGKVEVLGLRFINREEAEKILTSNHKKEYEALVYVEESVSEKEVEKVVKALKDTIIHQRTPRRVLGRRADIVRVRKVHEITGNLIDEKHFKLRLITDGGLYIKELISGDDGRTSPSVTEILGKKSWCEKLDVLNILDGE is encoded by the coding sequence GTGATAATCGAAAAAGCCGAAAAAATTCTTGAAAGATACAAGCTCTGCAATCACTGCCTTGGAAGGGCATTTGGACTTCTTGGAAAGGGAGATAACTATATGAGGGGAAAATCCATAAGATTGGTTCTAAATATGGAGCGAGAAAGTAGAGGAGAAGCCCCTCTTCTAGAGCCCCAAAACTGTGAACTCTGCAATGATATCTTTAAAAAAGTCGAGGACTTGGCAAGATTGTGTTATAATAAAGTCTCAAAATTAGGATTAGAATTTGACACCTTTCTTGTGGGTTCAAGGATCCCCAGAGAAATTTTAGAGAAAGAGAATGAGATAATTGAGAGCTTTGAGTTAAAATATGCCGAACCTATTAACAGGGAATTAAATCGAGAGCTTGGGAAAATTCTTGAAGTTATTCTTCAAAAAACCGTGAATAAGAACAACCCCGATGTGGTTTTTATTGTTGATCCATACAACGAGACAGTGGAACTTCAGGTAAAACCCCTCTACATTTATGGAAGGTATAGAAAGCTTGTAAGGGGAATCCCACAGACACCATTAAAGGGTTTTAAAGAGAGTGTTGCTTCGATAATATGCAAACCGTTTTCTAAAGCTGCAAAAGGGAAACCTATCTTTCATGGAGTAGGAAGAGAAGATGTCGACGTTAGAATGCTCGGAAATGGACGACCTTTTGTTGTCGAAATTAAAAAACCTGTGAAAAGGAGAATAAATCTTCAAGAAATTGCCAAGGAAATTAATAAGAGTGGAAAAGTGGAAGTTTTAGGTCTAAGGTTCATAAATAGGGAAGAAGCCGAAAAAATTCTCACATCTAATCATAAAAAAGAATATGAAGCTCTAGTGTACGTCGAAGAGAGTGTCAGTGAAAAGGAAGTAGAAAAAGTAGTTAAAGCACTTAAAGATACTATTATTCACCAGCGAACTCCAAGAAGAGTTTTGGGTAGAAGGGCAGATATTGTGAGAGTAAGAAAAGTTCATGAAATCACTGGCAACCTCATAGATGAAAAACACTTTAAGCTTCGGTTAATAACCGATGGAGGACTTTACATAAAGGAATTAATTTCAGGAGATGATGGAAGAACAAGCCCCTCGGTGACGGAAATATTAGGAAAGAAATCATGGTGTGAAAAGCTTGACGTTCTGAATATCCTCGATGGAGAGTGA
- the amrS gene encoding AmmeMemoRadiSam system radical SAM enzyme: MREAMYWEPLEGNRVRCHLCPLNCIISEGQRGSCRIRKNIDGRLYTLNYGKVSSMAADPIEKKPLYHFHPGSCAFSIGTVGCNMHCIHCQNWEISQADERFLYLENATSEAIVRLAKHHNCESVAYTYNEPTIWYEFVLDTAKLAKNEGLNNILVTNGYINEAPFRELALYIDAMNIDIKAFSDDFYRKVAKVPSIEPSKRTAIIAKREFGIHVELTYLIIPTLNDKEEEIRSFVRWVREELGDDTPVHFSRFFPHYQLLSLPPTPVESIEKAYRIARGEGLKFVYIGNVPGHNGEHTYCPKCGKPLIVRWGFTIEEYHIKDGKCEYCGEPIPMTGEYKKKHYRGLWW; the protein is encoded by the coding sequence ATGAGAGAAGCAATGTATTGGGAACCCCTTGAGGGGAATAGGGTGAGATGCCATTTGTGTCCTTTGAATTGTATTATTAGTGAAGGACAAAGGGGATCATGTAGGATTAGAAAAAATATTGATGGGAGACTCTATACACTCAATTATGGAAAAGTTTCTTCCATGGCTGCGGATCCAATAGAGAAAAAACCCCTTTATCATTTTCATCCCGGTTCATGCGCTTTTTCGATAGGTACAGTTGGGTGTAACATGCACTGCATTCACTGCCAAAACTGGGAGATAAGCCAAGCTGATGAGAGGTTTCTGTATTTGGAAAATGCTACTTCTGAAGCTATAGTCCGATTAGCTAAACACCATAACTGTGAAAGCGTAGCTTATACTTATAATGAGCCGACGATATGGTATGAGTTTGTTCTTGACACGGCAAAGTTGGCTAAAAACGAAGGATTGAACAATATTCTAGTTACAAATGGCTACATTAATGAGGCTCCTTTTAGAGAACTAGCCCTCTATATAGATGCAATGAACATAGACATCAAGGCATTTAGTGATGATTTTTATAGAAAAGTGGCAAAGGTTCCAAGTATTGAGCCAAGCAAGAGAACGGCGATTATAGCAAAGAGAGAATTTGGAATTCATGTAGAACTTACTTATCTCATTATTCCAACGCTTAACGATAAGGAGGAAGAAATTAGAAGCTTTGTGAGGTGGGTAAGGGAGGAGCTTGGCGACGATACACCGGTACACTTCTCCCGGTTTTTCCCGCACTATCAGCTTCTCTCTTTGCCGCCAACACCAGTTGAGAGCATTGAAAAAGCTTACCGGATAGCTAGGGGAGAAGGTTTAAAGTTTGTCTACATCGGCAACGTTCCCGGCCATAATGGAGAGCACACATATTGCCCAAAATGTGGAAAACCTTTAATAGTTCGGTGGGGCTTTACCATAGAAGAGTATCACATAAAAGATGGAAAATGTGAATACTGTGGGGAACCAATACCGATGACTGGAGAATATAAGAAAAAACATTACAGAGGGTTGTGGTGGTAA
- a CDS encoding transcriptional regulator, with amino-acid sequence MMTRRQKIIKLLEERDYSVSELALMLEMRGRGSKKIILEDLKVIANIVKREGKVLLIQPAQCRKCGFVFKAEIKAPGKCPKCRSEWIEEPRFKIELR; translated from the coding sequence ATGATGACGAGAAGACAGAAGATAATAAAGCTTTTGGAAGAGAGAGATTACAGTGTAAGTGAACTGGCGCTGATGCTTGAAATGAGAGGGAGAGGGAGCAAGAAGATTATACTAGAAGACCTAAAAGTCATCGCCAATATTGTAAAGCGTGAGGGGAAGGTGCTTTTAATCCAACCAGCCCAGTGTAGAAAATGTGGTTTTGTGTTTAAAGCAGAAATAAAAGCTCCGGGAAAGTGTCCAAAGTGCAGATCAGAGTGGATAGAGGAGCCAAGGTTTAAAATTGAACTCCGGTAA
- a CDS encoding DUF655 domain-containing protein: MDYYRRRHSYAQSVNKKRHNIEYEEYAYVLDYLPTGYLDLEHRNFREKRPIGQVIGEKAFTLLEVIPKTDLMLYERVFVGKGERDKILMITKKLNYDDLTPTAKAEVPYVLEEIVKNNEERFIKFFNLAPPITNRLHSLELLPGIGKKHMWEILEEREREPFKSFEDLRHRVKGLSDPVKMIAKRILDELENKDRYRLFVGSRRIFRE; this comes from the coding sequence ATGGATTATTACCGTAGAAGGCATTCCTATGCTCAAAGTGTTAATAAAAAGAGACATAATATTGAGTATGAAGAGTATGCATATGTGTTAGATTATCTTCCCACAGGTTATCTCGACCTAGAACACAGGAACTTTAGAGAAAAAAGGCCCATTGGCCAAGTGATAGGAGAAAAGGCATTTACCCTTCTGGAAGTCATTCCCAAAACTGATCTCATGCTCTACGAGAGAGTATTTGTTGGAAAGGGTGAGAGGGATAAAATCCTCATGATAACTAAAAAACTCAACTATGATGACTTAACACCAACTGCAAAAGCTGAAGTACCATATGTACTTGAAGAAATAGTGAAAAATAACGAGGAACGTTTTATCAAGTTCTTTAACCTAGCTCCACCCATCACTAATAGACTCCACAGCCTAGAATTACTTCCAGGAATCGGAAAAAAGCATATGTGGGAGATTCTCGAGGAGAGAGAAAGAGAACCATTCAAAAGCTTTGAAGACCTAAGGCACCGAGTAAAGGGCCTTTCCGATCCTGTGAAAATGATAGCAAAGAGAATTCTAGATGAACTCGAGAACAAGGACAGGTATAGATTATTTGTCGGTTCAAGAAGAATATTCAGGGAATAA
- a CDS encoding RNA polymerase Rpb4 family protein, which translates to MIGRKKIKEEYISIPEAKELLLKRKEEGAEENPEEPIFYEARTSLEHAERFSKITADKAKELKSKLIGLFEWLDERIATKLIDIMPNDYFDMKIIFAKEEHMPTKEEAEKILEILDEYRE; encoded by the coding sequence ATGATAGGGCGCAAAAAGATAAAGGAAGAATACATTTCAATTCCAGAAGCGAAAGAGTTATTACTCAAAAGAAAAGAGGAAGGTGCCGAAGAAAACCCAGAGGAGCCCATATTTTACGAAGCAAGAACCAGCCTAGAACATGCAGAAAGATTTTCAAAAATTACAGCAGACAAAGCAAAAGAGCTGAAAAGCAAGCTCATAGGACTATTCGAATGGCTTGACGAACGAATAGCTACGAAGCTTATTGACATAATGCCCAATGATTACTTTGACATGAAAATAATCTTTGCCAAAGAAGAACACATGCCTACAAAAGAAGAGGCAGAAAAAATACTCGAAATTCTAGACGAATATAGAGAATAG